TACTCTTTTGGATATTCCAGATAACTTTCCCCGGGATTAGTTGAGTTACTGATTAATAGAAGTCTCATTTTACAGGTTTTTGTCAATTAAAACACAAATGTAATGAAAAATAGATAAAAAAAATTTTAAATAGGTCTGAATGGGCTAAATTTGTATTTTAATACTTATTAAAAAGCCTAAAATGAAAGATATTTTACGACAAATACGCACAGATCTGAGATTATCGATGAATGGGGTAGTATCTACCAGTATGAGAAATAAGGGTGTAAATTACAGAATGATCTTTGGGGTTGAAATACCGGTTATTAATAGGATCGCGCAGAAATACCAGTCTGATGCAGTTCTGGCGGAGCGACTCTGGGAAGAGGATGTGAGGGAGATGAAAATAATAGCAACTTTATTATATCCGGTTGATCAGTTCAGTAAGAATAAAGCTCTGGAATGGATCTCAGAGATTAAAGATCAGGAGCTGCGTGAGCAGGTATGTAAAAATATATTACAACGACTTCCCTATGCAGATGAGTTAGTTGTTACAACCATAAATAGCAAAGAAGATAATATTGTAACTACAGGGTTGTGGCTGTTTTCAAGATTATGTATAACTGGTTCGGAACTTGTGAATAAAATCGACTCTGGAATATTGATAAATTCAGCTATAGAGAATCTGGGATCAGAATCTATGCTCCTCAGACAATCAGCTCTGAACGCACTGAAATTTTATGGTCGTACCTCCAGGGACAGGTCTGAACTGATTCTGGCTAAAACAGCTTCATTTGAAAATTCAGATAATAATGTTGAAAAAGAAATGTTTGACCAACTAAAATTTGAATTCGGCTTCGAGGATTAAGTAGTCAGTTCTTGTAATTATGCTTTAAGAAGAACATAGCTATTAGGATATTCAGTATAAGAAATCCACCACTACCTGCAAGAAAGATACCTTTCCACTGGGGAAGTGTTATAAGAGATATAATTGAAGCTATGGCTATGATTGCAATAATTATCCATAGTACTTTTATTATTTTCTTTATTTTGCTCATTTTATTATCATTTATTCTGTTTGATTTTTTACCCAATTAGTAATATCAGATAAAACCTGTGGAGATATTGTTTGATCGATCTTTCCATATTCATCGGGCTGACCTGTTATACTTTCCTGAAACAGATGATTCAGCAAGGGGTATGATTTTGTTTCAACTTTATAATTACCACCTTTTTGAATATGATGCTTTATAGCTTCGAGATTTTTTAATGCAGGCACCTGAACATCATTCTCTCCATTAATTGCAAGTACAGGGCATGAAACAAGGCTTAAATAATCTTTAGGGTCAGTTGAAAGAAAGCTGCGATAACCGGGAGTTATCATAGCATTGAACTGAGCACGAAGATAAGGCTCTTTTTCCAACTTAAGCTTAATCAGAATAGGGAGTTGTTCCCATAAATATGAAAGTCTGTCACGAAGCGCTGTACGGTCATTTTCAGAGCCAGTCCAAACAAGTAAACTCTCAAAAATTTCTCTGTTTGTAAGCTGTAGTCTGTTAATGGTTTCCGGTTCAATTCCTTGATGTTTGAGCGAGTTCTCATTCTGATCAAGAACAATCTCAATACCTTTTGTACCGGGTGCAGCCAAAAGAACCATGAATTTCACATCACTGCTTTTTGATGCTACCATTGGGGCAATTATACCACCTTCACTATGCCCTAACATGCCTATCTTTGAACTGTCAATCTCTTTTCTGCTTTTCAGATACTCTAAAGCATTAGATGCATCAGTTACAAAGTCGCTGATAGTTGCCTTTGAATAGTCACCGGTTGACTTCCCAACACCTCTCTTGTCGTATCGTAACACCGCAAAACCATTACGTGTAAGATAGTCTGATAACAGATAAAAAGGTTTGTGACCGAAAATAGTTTCGTCTCTGTCATTTGGACCGCTGCCGGCTATTAGAATAATTGCAGGAAATATGCCTGTACTATCGGGAAGGGTTAAAGTTCCAGATAGTGAAACTTTGTTCTGACTTTTATCAGGTATAGTTACTTCTTCGGAAATATAAGGAAGAGGTTCAATAGGTGTTTGTGGTTTGTGTACAACCTCTTCGATAGTTTTTCTCAATGTAAGAGGAAATGGAATACCACCCTGATTAAATGTGCCGACAATTGAATCGTTTTCGAGAATACCTCTGTAAAAGATTCCAAGTCCTGAAGCAATTATTTCAAGTTTTTTATCAGATTCAGAATAGGTAGTTCTCGTTGTGGGTAATCCAAATGCACCCTGGTCGGGGCTATCAAAAGTGGAAATGAGTACAGAATCTTTCATAGAAACATTAAACACA
This portion of the Lascolabacillus massiliensis genome encodes:
- a CDS encoding DNA alkylation repair protein, with translation MKDILRQIRTDLRLSMNGVVSTSMRNKGVNYRMIFGVEIPVINRIAQKYQSDAVLAERLWEEDVREMKIIATLLYPVDQFSKNKALEWISEIKDQELREQVCKNILQRLPYADELVVTTINSKEDNIVTTGLWLFSRLCITGSELVNKIDSGILINSAIENLGSESMLLRQSALNALKFYGRTSRDRSELILAKTASFENSDNNVEKEMFDQLKFEFGFED
- a CDS encoding alpha/beta hydrolase family protein, with product MNKAVFYIFLFLLTGNLYSQEIIGSWTGSLKIQETSLRLVFNVSMKDSVLISTFDSPDQGAFGLPTTRTTYSESDKKLEIIASGLGIFYRGILENDSIVGTFNQGGIPFPLTLRKTIEEVVHKPQTPIEPLPYISEEVTIPDKSQNKVSLSGTLTLPDSTGIFPAIILIAGSGPNDRDETIFGHKPFYLLSDYLTRNGFAVLRYDKRGVGKSTGDYSKATISDFVTDASNALEYLKSRKEIDSSKIGMLGHSEGGIIAPMVASKSSDVKFMVLLAAPGTKGIEIVLDQNENSLKHQGIEPETINRLQLTNREIFESLLVWTGSENDRTALRDRLSYLWEQLPILIKLKLEKEPYLRAQFNAMITPGYRSFLSTDPKDYLSLVSCPVLAINGENDVQVPALKNLEAIKHHIQKGGNYKVETKSYPLLNHLFQESITGQPDEYGKIDQTISPQVLSDITNWVKNQTE